The sequence CTTTGATGAACAGGCACTACAACTACCTCATCAGTTTTTTGAGTTCTAATTTTAATAACCCCGTTATTGAAATTTTCGGGGCGAAGCTGAGAAAAATCCGAAAATCTTAATCCAGTATAGCAGCCAACAATAAACAAGTCTCTTGCTTTGTCGAGTCTTTTTGAGTAATCCAATGGCAAATTATAAAGCAGGTCAAGTTCCTGTTCACTCAGATAGATTGCTTCCGTATCTTCTGTAACGACTTTGAATCGTTTGCTTTTATAATCCATTTTAGTATTAAACCCTCTTTCAGTGGCTTCGTTCAAAAATACTTTAAGAATTTTGATGTGCTTACCGATAGTGTTTGTACTAAGTTTTTTTTCTTTGATGAGGTACTCTGAGAAATCATTATAAAAATCAAGATTGATGGTATTAAAATCAAGATTCTTTTTCGTCAGATCTTTATAGTCGTTCAAAATGTTCAGCGTTGTTTGATATGCCTTGATAGTACCCACCTGTTTCAATGTTTTGACAGAATCTATAAACTGTTTAATAAACGAGAACAAATTTAACTTTGCCTTCTTTGTAACAGAAAAGCGCTCATCAAGTTTTTCCTTTAATAATTGAAGACTTATAAACTCATCTCCCGTCTTTAGCTGCCTGTAAATATTCATTGTGTCCTCGCCGATTTTATCTAAAAAACCATTTAACTCCATCGAGCCAGCAGCAGAACCGACAGACCGTTGCTTTTTAGCATTCCATAGTATGGGGCGGATAGATTCGCCCGAAGAATACTTCAATCGCTGCTTGTCATAGCTAAAAAAAAGATAGATCAAAGTTTTGCCTTTTGCATTCGGATTTTTCAAATAGAAGTTTACTTCGGCCATACTGTCTTTATTGGGTTACGAAGGTAAACTAATAAATCAAACGGGGGGACACTGGGGGGGACAGATTTCACTTAATTCAGCTTTATTTAAGGTAATTCAGCTTCCACACAAATCACGTTAAATACTGATAACATGATGATTATTAGTTACCTTAGATGTAAATGTAATTTATAGGTTCAAGTCCAGGATGGACCATCTCTTCCAACAATTTCTTCCAGACTGCCGGTCGCACTGCTACAACCGGTGCGACACATTGCGGTATTAATTTAAACTCAACGAATCTCAATAATTTCACGATAACGGGAAATTACGTTGGAGGAGGTGCTGCCTCCTGTGGCGGCTCTGCATGGAGCATTTCCGGCGCCGTTGCGAATAGATTTATCGGTATAAATTTAAACGTTGGAACAACGGCAACAAGTAATATCAACAACAATACAATAAAGAACTTTTCATGGTCATCATCCAGCGGTGCTACTACTTTGCCGGGTGTATGGTGTGGTATCTATGGTGCAGCCGGGAACCTTAATGTTGGATCTACTACAGGCAACACTATTGGTAATTCCGGCACCGGATCCGTTCAGGTTACCATTTCCACAAGCGGAGGTATAAGTTTTGGAATTGGCAATGCATCTGCATCTGCCATTAATATCTCAAACAATACCATCGGGTCTGTAACCGTACTGGGTTCATCAACATCCGTTTCTCATAGTTTTGTGGGTATTCAAAGCACAGGCGGCACAATGACCTTGAGCACAAACACAATTGGGAATACCGGCACCGCTAACAGCATCAACGCATCCACGGCCTCAACAAGCACTACGGCACAGCATGTGGCGGGAATTCTGTATTCCGGCACTTTGCCCGTCAGCATTACCAATAATGTTATTGCTAACCTGAACAACGCGTATGCAGGTACCGGCACTACTACGTTTTATGGACAAACCCGGGGCATTGTTGTTTCCGGCGGAACCCCAACTATTACTGGAAATACGGTGCGCGATCTGTACAATGCTTCGCCATATTTAGGAACCGCTAATCTTGCAGTGCTGATTGGAATCAGCCAGACTTCGACCACTGCGGGTTTGACAATGTCGAATAACACTATTTATGGGCTTTATAGCAGTGCCGGCACGGCAGCAGTTTATGTCACGGGTATCTATCAGAGCGGTGCTGCAACGGGTACAAATATCGTTGACGGGAATTTTATCCATAGCTTCTCACTTGCAACTACAGGTGCTGCTTATGTGACAGGCATCGAAGCAGCCGGTGGTCTTTCGACCTATTCAAACAATATGGTTCGTCTCGGTATAAAGCCCGATGGCACTGCGCTTAGTAATGCCGGCGGATTTTACCTGCGAGGATTTTATGTAAACAATGCCACGGTTTCCAACTTCTATTTCAACAGTATTTATATTGGAGGAACCACAGCAGGCGGCGCGTTGAATACATTCGCATTTTTGCAGAATGTTGCACCGGGAAGCGCATCAACCAATATTCAGAATAATATTTTTGCGAATGTTCGTACCGGCGGTACCGGAAAGCATTTCGCCTGCGTGTGGAAAACTGTTTCCAATAATGTTTCTGATTATAACCTGTATTATACGAATGGAGCAACCAGCTATTTTAGTGTTGACGGCGGAACCACCGTGCTTTCAACTCCCTATATGCAGAAATTACGTGAAGCATTCGGCTCACAGGAATTGCATTCAGGAATCGGTGACCCGAACTTTGTATCGCCTGCAACAGATGCTGCAACAGTAAGCCTTAAAGTTCAGGGAAATACTGCAGCTGAAGGTGCCGGTGTTGACATTAGCGGTATTACTGCCGACCGCGAAAATGATACGCGCAGCTCGCCTCCCGATATTGGTGCTGATGAAGGAAGTTATACCGCTGTTGATGTTTATACCCCGAACATTTCTTACACAAATCTGATTAATACCGGCTCAACATCAAACAGAACATTGTCGGGAGTTATAATAACAGACATCAGCAGCGGAGTGCCCACTGCAGGTGGCAATGTCCCACGGCTATGGTTCAGGAATCTTACAAAAGCAAGCTCATGGGCTTCTTCAGCCGGTACACTGAATTCAGGCAACGGGAATAACGGCTCTTGGAGCTTCACGATTGATTATTCCTTAATTGGTGGTACACCTTCACCCGGCGACCAGATACAATATTATGCTGTTGCACAGGATCAGGCCGGATCGCCATATGTCTGGTACAACCCTTTTACAGGAGCATCGCACAGTAATGTGAATACACAGACAACTGCCCCCACGACACCGGCTTCGTATTACATCTCACTTTCGGGAAGTGTCAGTGTGGGGAGTGGTCAGACTTATACAACACTCACGGCGAATGCGGCCACAGGTCTGTTTTATTGGATTAACCTTGTTGGGATGTCAGGCGATCTGACTGCCTTGGTGACCTCCGATATTACAGAACCCGGTACGGTTGCACTCAATCAGTGGGCAGAATACGACGGTAGTGGATATAAATTAAAGATACAACCATCAGCGGCGACAATCAGAACATTGTCAAATACCTACGCCGGTAGTCTGATACGGCTTGACGGCGCCGATCGCGTAACCTTCGACGGTAATTACGGTAGCAGCGGCCAGTACCTCAGGTTCAGAAATACTAATGGCTCGAATGCAACCTTTGCTTTTCTGAACGATGCGACGAACAACAATATCAAGAATTGCATTATAGAAAGTAATAATACCGGTGGAGGTTCAGGAACCATTCTATTTAGCACGAGCACCGGAATTGCCGGCAATGATAATAACACTATTTC is a genomic window of Bacteroidota bacterium containing:
- a CDS encoding site-specific integrase is translated as MAEVNFYLKNPNAKGKTLIYLFFSYDKQRLKYSSGESIRPILWNAKKQRSVGSAAGSMELNGFLDKIGEDTMNIYRQLKTGDEFISLQLLKEKLDERFSVTKKAKLNLFSFIKQFIDSVKTLKQVGTIKAYQTTLNILNDYKDLTKKNLDFNTINLDFYNDFSEYLIKEKKLSTNTIGKHIKILKVFLNEATERGFNTKMDYKSKRFKVVTEDTEAIYLSEQELDLLYNLPLDYSKRLDKARDLFIVGCYTGLRFSDFSQLRPENFNNGVIKIRTQKTDEVVVVPVHQRVSAIMEKYSNELPQAISNQKLNEYLKEIGALAKINDDIQITKNKGGERIKTTFKKFDLISTHTARRSFATNLFLAGFPAISIMRITGHRTEKAFSRYLKISPEQNADLLGKFWNTEMKLQTV